The Bradysia coprophila strain Holo2 chromosome X unlocalized genomic scaffold, BU_Bcop_v1 contig_12, whole genome shotgun sequence genome window below encodes:
- the LOC119067541 gene encoding protein phosphatase PTC7 homolog, translating into MQSICWTTRLLSRALRSGFSTLIEPNSKQKPHFVSVACGFPKDFLRSKYKLGKFGDDAWFTTEVSGADVIGVADGVGGWRSYGIDPGEFSSFLMKTCERLVQSANFCPKQPVTLLAYSYCELLEQKKPILGSSTACVLILNRENSTVYTANIGDSGFMVVRKGEIVHRSEEQQHYFNTPFQLSVPPPGHGGNVLSDSPESADTLSFPVKDGDVILVATDGVFDNVPTNLLLDTLKECEGERDAVKLQMTANAIALMARSLSFDSEFMSPFSVNARRNNIHATGGKPDDITVVLATVAI; encoded by the exons ATGCAATCGATTTGTTGGACAACTCGACTTTTGTCTAGGGCGTTGCGTAGTGGTTTTTCGACTTTAATTGAACCAAATTCAAAACAGAAGCCTCACTTTGTTTCGGTAGCATGTGGCTTCCCGAAAGACTTTCTACGTTCCAAATACAAATTGGGAAAGTTCGGTGACGATGCTTGGTTCACAACAGAAGTCAGTGGTGCGGATGTTATTG GTGTCGCAGATGGCGTAGGTGGTTGGCGTAGCTATGGCATCGATCCCGGagaattttcatcatttctaATGAAAACATGTGAACGTCTAGTCCAAAGTGCTAATTTTTGTCCAAAACAACCAGTTACTTTATTAGCGTACAGTTATTGTGAATTACTGGAAcagaaaaaaccaattttag GAAGCAGCACGGCCTGTGTACTAATATTAAATCGTGAAAACAGTACAGTGTACACAGCCAACATTGGCGACAGTGGTTTCATGGTTGTGCGGAAGGGAGAAATTGTGCATCGTTCGGAAGAACAGCAGCACTACTTTAATACACCATTTCAGCTATCGGTACCTCCACCGGGCCATGGAGGTAACGTCCTCAGCGATAGTCCTGAATCAGCCGATACACTTAGCTTTCCAGTGAAAGATGGCGATGTGATCTTGGTGGCAACAGACGGAGTATTCGATAATGTGCCGACCAATTTATTATTAGACACTTTGAAAGAG TGCGAGGGTGAACGAGATGCTGTAAAATTGCAAATGACAGCAAATGCTATTGCTTTAATGGCCAGATCGTTGTCGTTCGATAGTGAATTTATGTCTCCGTTTTCGGTAAATGCTCGAAGAAATAACATACATGCTACTG gTGGAAAACCAGACGATATAACTGTGGTACTCGCAACCGTTgcaatttag
- the LOC119067545 gene encoding uncharacterized protein LOC119067545, producing the protein MLDGWFCRTVANQKSMDQIDQDEDAQSDSQEDYDAQVAEQNIAPRVDYKAQYNTLKKKLKFLLYENEFFQDALRSSQRRHLKVTRDRSFLLDRLLKYEKPEITSSESEDTEDSSDDDVRNDGKRRKIDSTGKNQNPTKKKKVAPKKAALNQMINNIQSIDGHMTAEEVERHLKSRQSFMELVPERAPPTVPNEMFSNEPSLDSESNELIETSPSNIGEECLSVEY; encoded by the exons atgCTCGACGGCTGGTTTTGCAGGACCGTAGCAAACCAAAAATCGATGGATCAAATCGATCAAGATGAAGACGCGCAAAGTGATAGCCAAGAGG ATTATGATGCACAAGTGGctgaacaaaatattgctCCGCGAGTCGACTACAAAGCGCAGTACAACACTCTgaagaagaaattgaaatttttactttat GAAAACGAATTCTTTCAAGACGCACTCAGATCGAGTCAACGAAGGCATCTCAAAGTAACGCGTGATCGATCATTTCTCTTAGACCGTCTGCTGAAATACGAAAAGCCGGAGATCACTTCATCGGAAAGTGAGGATACCGAAGACTCATCCGACGATGACGTTCGAAACGATGGAAAAAG GCGAAAGATCGATTCGACCGGAAAGAATCAGAATCcaaccaaaaagaaaaaagttgcaCCGAAAAAGGCCGCACTCAATCAGATGATCAACAACATTCAGAGTATCGACGGTCATATGACGGCTGAGGAGGTGGAACGACACCTGAAATCTCGACAATCGTTCATGGAACTTGTGCCGGAACGAGCGCCTCCAACCGTTCCAAACGAAATGTTCAGCAATGAGCCGTCACTGGACAGTGAATCGAATGAACTAATTGAAACCTCACCCAGTAATATCGGTGAGGAGTGTCTAAGCGTAGAGTACTGA